The stretch of DNA CCCGCGGAAGAGCGTCCACGCACGGGCGTCGAGCGCCGGACCGCGCTGCGTCGTGGCGGCAGGGCCCTCGTACGCGGCGACCTCGCCGACGAGCGTCCGCGGCAGGTGCGCGCGACCGGCGCGGAACTCGGTGTCCGTGACCTCGATCGTCGGTGCGAGCGCCCAGAGCAGCACGACGATCCCGAGGTACATGCCGATCGCCACGAGGACGCCGGCGAGGACGCTGATCGGCAGGAACACGAGCAGGCTCGCGGGGATGACGAGCGCCGTCGCCAGGTAGAGGGCGGGCGGAGCCCAGAGTCGTTCGCGGTACACGGTCACCCCTCCATCCCACCACGACTCGGGGCAGGTC from Curtobacterium sp. SGAir0471 encodes:
- a CDS encoding DUF3093 domain-containing protein; the protein is MTVYRERLWAPPALYLATALVIPASLLVFLPISVLAGVLVAIGMYLGIVVLLWALAPTIEVTDTEFRAGRAHLPRTLVGEVAAYEGPAATTQRGPALDARAWTLFRGYVRGVVRVEVADPADPTPYWLVSARNPQAIVDALRS